A genomic segment from Bradyrhizobium sp. ISRA430 encodes:
- a CDS encoding flagellar protein FlgN: MTMTLAQTKRINAVEGDARIKSLIALIDTLTMLVAEENAELAKGLPASRLKQVDEKNRLAEVFERTVAECAAGQTSLHVRDRLLREQLMERILKLRVAMDENLARLRAAIEASNRRIEAVMQAIREQIAAVSPYGASGRVAARAVSSGTSRSA; this comes from the coding sequence ATGACCATGACCCTAGCTCAAACCAAGAGGATCAACGCCGTCGAAGGCGACGCGCGGATCAAATCGCTGATCGCACTCATCGACACCCTGACCATGCTGGTCGCGGAGGAGAATGCGGAGCTCGCCAAGGGCCTGCCAGCCTCGCGCCTCAAGCAGGTCGACGAGAAGAACCGGCTGGCGGAGGTGTTCGAGCGTACGGTCGCCGAATGTGCAGCGGGGCAGACCAGCCTTCACGTGCGCGACCGACTCCTGCGCGAACAGCTCATGGAGCGGATCCTGAAGCTGCGCGTGGCGATGGACGAGAATTTGGCGCGCCTGCGCGCCGCGATCGAGGCGAGCAATCGTCGGATCGAGGCCGTCATGCAGGCGATCCGCGAGCAGATCGCGGCGGTGTCGCCTTACGGCGCCTCCGGCCGCGTCGCGGCGCGTGCCGTCTCCAGCGGTACCAGCCGCAGCGCCTGA
- the fliD gene encoding flagellar filament capping protein FliD, with the protein MTSVSSSTSTAATSSTASSVTTTGTTTSTSIDWSALITSAVNAKLAQATTISTTITNNEAKVSAYEALQTDLSTLSSGLSSLATSVVNSLATNAFATRAATISSTGDVSASSALSMSVGNGAATGDHTLTISQIATAQKVVGTSQSSQTAELGYSGAFSLGLEGGSTADITITSTMSLQDIVDAINAQTATTNVQASIVQVSSGSYEMVLTGTEDAADITYSSSSGDDILNKLGVTDSSGAFTDVLQEAQAAEFSLDGISMTRDTNDITDVLTGVTFNLLQATPDGATLNISIEPDTSQIESAVETFVTNYNTFRDAVIAQQATDSDGTASSSAVLFGDGTMRDIMDALQNALNSTVGGLTMADLGLSFNEKNELELDTSTLSEILDTNLSGVTTLLSAQTKTSSSQLSVVNTGTSPQSFTLDLTVDSSGNLTSASVGGDSSLFTVSGTTIIGNAGTAYAGMAFTYSGTTSQSITVTSTSGIATQLYQIAKTYSSSTGALQTLITNLQDRDNELQQKVDDIESAASAYQTQLQTQYANYQAAIESANNTLTYLKALLNSSSSD; encoded by the coding sequence GTGACCAGCGTCAGTTCAAGTACCAGCACGGCGGCGACCAGTTCGACCGCCTCCTCGGTGACCACGACCGGCACCACCACGTCGACCAGCATCGACTGGAGCGCGCTGATCACCTCGGCGGTGAATGCCAAGCTGGCCCAGGCGACCACGATCTCGACCACGATCACCAACAACGAGGCCAAGGTCTCCGCCTACGAGGCGCTGCAGACCGACCTCTCGACACTGTCCAGCGGGCTTTCCTCGCTCGCGACCTCGGTCGTCAATTCACTAGCGACCAACGCCTTTGCCACTCGCGCGGCAACGATCAGTTCGACCGGCGATGTGAGTGCGTCCTCCGCGCTGTCGATGTCGGTCGGCAACGGTGCTGCGACCGGCGACCATACGCTGACGATCAGCCAGATCGCCACCGCGCAGAAGGTGGTCGGGACCTCGCAGTCGAGCCAGACCGCCGAGCTCGGCTACTCCGGAGCCTTTTCGCTCGGCCTCGAGGGCGGAAGCACTGCCGACATCACCATCACCAGCACGATGTCGCTCCAGGACATCGTCGATGCCATCAATGCCCAGACCGCGACCACCAATGTCCAGGCCTCGATCGTCCAGGTGTCGAGCGGTTCCTACGAGATGGTGCTGACGGGAACCGAGGATGCCGCCGACATCACCTATTCCAGCTCGTCCGGCGACGACATCCTGAACAAGCTCGGGGTCACCGACAGCTCTGGTGCCTTCACCGATGTGCTGCAGGAAGCGCAGGCCGCCGAATTCTCCCTCGACGGCATCTCGATGACCCGGGATACCAACGACATCACCGACGTGCTCACCGGCGTGACCTTCAACCTGCTCCAGGCGACACCCGACGGAGCAACATTGAACATCAGCATCGAGCCCGACACCAGCCAGATCGAATCTGCGGTCGAGACCTTCGTCACCAACTACAACACCTTTCGTGATGCGGTGATAGCCCAGCAGGCGACCGATTCGGACGGCACGGCGTCATCGAGCGCCGTGCTGTTCGGCGATGGCACCATGCGCGACATCATGGATGCGCTCCAGAACGCGCTCAACAGCACCGTGGGCGGGCTGACCATGGCCGACCTCGGCCTGTCCTTCAACGAGAAAAACGAGCTCGAGCTCGACACCTCGACGCTGTCGGAAATCCTCGACACCAATTTGAGCGGCGTCACCACGCTGCTGTCGGCGCAGACCAAGACCTCGTCGAGCCAGCTCAGCGTCGTCAACACCGGAACCTCGCCGCAATCCTTCACGCTCGACCTGACCGTCGATTCCTCCGGCAATCTCACCTCGGCCTCGGTCGGCGGCGATTCCTCGCTGTTTACGGTCAGCGGCACCACGATCATCGGCAACGCCGGAACGGCCTATGCCGGCATGGCCTTCACCTATTCGGGGACGACGTCGCAATCGATCACGGTGACCTCGACCTCGGGCATCGCGACGCAGCTCTACCAGATCGCCAAGACCTATTCGTCGAGCACGGGCGCATTGCAGACGTTGATCACCAACCTGCAGGACCGCGACAACGAGCTCCAGCAGAAGGTCGACGATATCGAAAGCGCCGCGTCCGCCTACCAGACGCAGCTCCAGACGCAATACGCGAATTATCAGGCCGCGATCGAGAGCGCCAACAACACGCTCACCTATCTCAAGGCCTTGCTCAACTCCAGCTCGAGTGACTGA
- a CDS encoding flagellin, with protein sequence MVAMRVATFAQSNAMIADALRVQSVMANEQIQESSGVISTDFGGYGSTAQHVVNLQVSVTRAQSYIDAATLADSKVQVMYSAVGSMTDIITQLRSQLSAASTGSATETSSVISSAQQMLEEMGSLMNTQYDGQYVFAGGKSDTAPVDLTSFSSGAGSTTTADTSYYNGDDEVASVRVAADETVSYGVTADNSAFEEVMRVLKFVANSTSLSSSDISSALDLAGTALDDTAAVQARLSSAASSIETASARQSDYKSYAETLSGDLTGVDVAAITAQLSTYQAQLTASYSAISKILSMNLASYLK encoded by the coding sequence ATGGTCGCGATGCGTGTCGCCACCTTCGCCCAGTCGAACGCGATGATCGCCGACGCGCTGCGCGTGCAGTCGGTAATGGCCAACGAGCAGATCCAGGAATCCTCCGGCGTCATCTCGACGGACTTCGGCGGTTACGGCTCGACCGCGCAGCACGTCGTCAACCTTCAAGTCTCAGTGACGCGCGCGCAATCCTATATCGACGCGGCGACGCTCGCCGACAGCAAGGTGCAGGTGATGTATTCGGCCGTCGGTTCGATGACCGATATCATCACCCAGCTCCGCTCCCAGCTCAGCGCCGCCTCGACCGGCAGCGCGACCGAGACAAGCTCGGTGATCTCTTCGGCGCAGCAGATGCTGGAAGAGATGGGCTCGCTCATGAACACTCAGTATGACGGCCAGTACGTCTTCGCCGGTGGCAAGTCGGACACCGCGCCGGTCGATCTCACGAGCTTCTCGTCCGGCGCGGGCTCCACGACCACGGCCGATACCAGCTACTATAATGGTGATGACGAGGTTGCCTCGGTACGCGTCGCCGCTGATGAAACCGTGTCCTACGGCGTCACCGCGGACAACTCCGCGTTCGAGGAGGTGATGCGGGTCCTGAAGTTCGTGGCCAACAGCACCTCGCTGTCATCCTCCGATATCTCCAGCGCGCTCGATCTCGCCGGCACGGCGCTCGACGACACTGCGGCGGTACAGGCAAGGCTGTCCAGCGCGGCATCCTCGATCGAGACCGCAAGCGCCCGCCAGAGCGACTACAAGAGTTACGCCGAGACGCTGTCGGGCGATCTCACCGGCGTCGACGTCGCCGCCATCACGGCGCAGCTTTCGACCTATCAGGCGCAGCTCACCGCGTCTTATTCGGCCATCTCCAAGATTCTCAGCATGAATCTCGCAAGCTATCTGAAATAG
- the flgK gene encoding flagellar hook-associated protein FlgK, translating into MSLDIARLIAFSGLSATQVQISVTSSNISNADTTGYTEKTATQSSSVTNGVGTGVTVTGITSTVDKLLLKSLIGATFDLGAADTTNTYLTSLEKLYGSTSSSDSSSTGTSLANSIASLESALSSLASTPSSASLQSNVVSALDDVASQLRETSSGIQKLRANADQDIASSIDDVNADLQQIADLNAEIKQTAAAGQSTADLEDRRNTALQDIASKMNISYFTASNGDLQIYTTSGQALVDSTAHTISYTAAANVTASTTYTAGSSSSELSAITVNGVDVTSQITGGDIGALVTLRDKTLPAAQSQLDQLAQQLASAMNSVSNSASSVPAPTSLTGTTDVTSASALSATGTVRIAVTDQSGNLVSYGDLDLSSYSTVGDLVTAINGISGLSASVDANGHLSVTATGSGNGVAINEMTSSVGSSGEGFSEYFGLNDLVTGTSASDVAVNSSILSGTNGLQLATLDSSSSLTVGSTVLSSGSASVVNAFYNALTASRTFTSTGGLAATTGSFADYASAIVADVASKSSQASSNYTAKETVQSTYANSLSSQSGVNLDEESARLSTLQNKYSAASALIQAINSMYSALLTAVQST; encoded by the coding sequence GTGTCGCTCGACATCGCACGGTTGATCGCCTTCAGCGGGCTTTCGGCCACGCAGGTGCAGATCAGCGTGACGTCGTCGAACATCTCGAACGCCGACACGACAGGCTATACCGAGAAGACCGCAACGCAGTCGAGCAGCGTTACCAATGGCGTCGGCACCGGCGTCACCGTGACGGGCATCACCTCGACCGTCGACAAGCTGCTCCTGAAGTCGCTGATCGGCGCGACCTTCGATCTCGGTGCGGCCGACACCACCAACACCTATCTGACGTCGCTCGAAAAACTCTACGGCTCGACCTCCAGCTCCGACAGCTCCTCGACCGGGACCTCGCTCGCCAACAGCATTGCTTCGCTGGAATCGGCCCTGTCGTCGCTGGCGAGCACGCCGAGCAGCGCGTCCCTGCAATCCAACGTCGTCAGCGCGCTCGACGACGTCGCGAGCCAGCTACGGGAGACCTCGAGCGGCATCCAGAAGCTGCGCGCCAACGCGGACCAGGACATCGCGTCCTCGATCGACGACGTCAATGCGGACCTGCAGCAGATCGCGGACCTCAACGCTGAGATCAAGCAGACGGCGGCGGCGGGCCAGTCGACCGCGGACCTGGAGGACCGGCGCAATACGGCGCTCCAGGACATAGCCTCCAAGATGAACATCAGCTATTTCACGGCCTCGAACGGCGATCTCCAGATCTACACCACCTCGGGCCAGGCGCTGGTCGACAGCACGGCGCATACGATCAGCTACACGGCCGCGGCCAACGTCACGGCGTCGACCACCTACACGGCGGGCTCGTCGTCGAGCGAGCTCAGCGCGATCACCGTGAATGGCGTCGATGTAACCTCGCAGATCACAGGCGGCGACATCGGAGCGCTGGTCACGCTGCGTGACAAGACGCTGCCGGCGGCGCAATCCCAGCTCGACCAACTCGCGCAGCAGCTCGCGTCTGCGATGAACAGCGTCTCCAACAGTGCCTCCTCGGTGCCGGCGCCGACCAGCCTGACCGGGACGACCGACGTCACTAGCGCCTCGGCGCTTTCCGCCACCGGCACGGTGCGTATCGCCGTCACCGACCAGAGCGGTAATCTCGTCTCCTATGGCGATCTCGATCTGTCGTCCTATTCCACGGTCGGCGATCTCGTCACCGCCATCAACGGCATATCCGGATTGTCCGCTTCGGTCGATGCAAATGGCCATCTCTCGGTCACCGCGACTGGTTCCGGCAACGGCGTCGCGATCAACGAGATGACGAGCTCGGTCGGCAGCTCGGGCGAGGGGTTTTCGGAATATTTTGGCCTCAACGACCTGGTGACGGGGACGAGCGCATCCGACGTCGCCGTGAACAGCAGCATCCTGTCCGGCACCAACGGGTTGCAGCTCGCGACGCTGGACTCCTCGTCGAGCCTGACCGTCGGCAGCACGGTGCTGTCGTCGGGCTCGGCCAGCGTCGTGAACGCCTTCTACAACGCGCTGACGGCCTCCCGGACATTTACCTCGACCGGCGGGCTCGCCGCCACCACCGGGTCATTCGCCGACTACGCCTCGGCCATCGTGGCTGACGTCGCCAGCAAGTCGTCGCAGGCGTCCTCCAACTACACGGCCAAGGAGACTGTGCAGTCGACCTATGCGAACTCGCTGTCCTCGCAATCTGGCGTCAACCTCGACGAGGAATCGGCACGGCTGAGCACGCTGCAAAACAAGTATTCGGCGGCCTCCGCGCTGATCCAGGCCATCAACTCCATGTATTCGGCGCTGCTCACCGCCGTTCAGTCGACATAA
- a CDS encoding RNA polymerase sigma factor has protein sequence MSYIADVWAPAEAEVATTVPVDAIVPVMPSATLAPDNPPVADIIFDEDSELLDRLATGDEAAFRMLVERHIDRAYAIALRIIGNVADAEDVVQDTMLKVWSHRGRWQHGRAKFSTWLYRVISNRCIDLRRKPRTENVETVPEVADGQPDAAEIIERNELNDMLELAMQRLPEQQRIAVILSYHENMSNGEIAQVMETTVAAVESLLKRGRQQLRQLLRRHERDIRTAFTDC, from the coding sequence ATGAGTTACATTGCGGATGTCTGGGCTCCCGCCGAGGCCGAGGTCGCGACGACGGTGCCGGTTGATGCGATCGTGCCGGTGATGCCATCAGCGACGCTCGCGCCGGACAACCCGCCGGTCGCAGACATCATCTTCGACGAGGACAGCGAGCTCCTAGACAGGCTTGCCACCGGCGATGAGGCGGCGTTCCGCATGCTGGTCGAGCGGCATATCGATCGCGCCTACGCGATCGCGCTGCGCATCATCGGCAACGTAGCGGACGCCGAAGATGTCGTGCAGGACACCATGCTCAAGGTCTGGAGCCATCGCGGCCGCTGGCAGCACGGCCGCGCAAAATTCTCGACCTGGCTCTATCGCGTCATCTCCAACCGCTGCATCGACCTGCGCCGCAAGCCGCGCACCGAGAATGTCGAGACGGTGCCGGAAGTCGCCGACGGCCAGCCCGATGCCGCAGAGATCATCGAGCGCAACGAGCTGAACGACATGCTGGAGCTGGCAATGCAGCGCCTGCCCGAGCAGCAGCGCATCGCAGTGATCCTGTCGTACCACGAGAACATGAGCAACGGCGAGATCGCGCAGGTGATGGAGACGACGGTGGCCGCGGTGGAGTCGCTGCTCAAGCGCGGCCGCCAGCAGCTTCGTCAACTCCTGCGCAGGCACGAACGCGACATCCGCACCGCGTTTACCGACTGCTAA
- the flgE gene encoding flagellar hook protein FlgE — protein sequence MSLTGALSSAISALSAQSQSLSMISDNIANSDTTAYKTTSAMFDALVTASSNTTSYASGGVTVSGRANITQQGLLATTSNATDVAIQGSGFFVVTSATSGGTVSYTRNGAFTINNAGYLENNGYYLEGWRTDADGNVVGSQSASNLEAINTQVASTSGSATTKTTIAANLPSDAATGDTYTSSMTVYDSLGAANTMQITWTKTGSNTWSASFANLTSSSDTTTATGTASGSIDITFNSDGSIASTSPDPATVAVTGWIDGAADSTITLDLGTAGKTDGLTQYASGETTPSVSVTSIDSDGLSYGKLSSISIGKNGVVDATYSNGETIAIYKIAVATFADPNGLSASSDGIYSATVTSGNAALQASGENGAGTIYGSELESSTTDTSSQFSSMISAQQAYSAASQVISTVNKMYDTLISAMR from the coding sequence ATGAGTCTCACCGGTGCATTGTCCTCGGCGATCTCGGCGCTCAGCGCCCAGAGTCAGTCCCTGTCGATGATCAGCGACAACATCGCCAATTCCGATACGACCGCCTACAAGACCACGTCGGCGATGTTCGACGCGCTCGTCACCGCCTCGAGCAACACGACCTCCTATGCCTCGGGCGGCGTCACCGTTTCCGGCCGCGCCAACATCACCCAGCAGGGCCTCTTGGCTACGACCTCCAACGCCACCGACGTCGCGATCCAGGGCTCGGGCTTCTTCGTCGTGACCAGCGCCACCTCGGGCGGCACCGTGTCCTACACCCGTAACGGCGCCTTCACGATCAACAATGCCGGCTATCTCGAGAACAACGGCTATTACCTCGAGGGTTGGCGCACCGATGCGGACGGCAACGTCGTCGGCAGCCAGTCGGCGAGCAATCTCGAGGCCATCAACACCCAGGTCGCTTCGACCAGCGGCAGCGCCACCACCAAGACCACGATCGCGGCCAACCTGCCATCGGATGCCGCAACCGGCGACACCTATACCAGCTCGATGACGGTCTACGATTCGCTCGGCGCGGCGAATACGATGCAGATCACCTGGACCAAGACCGGCTCCAACACCTGGAGCGCCAGCTTCGCCAATCTGACCTCGTCTTCAGACACGACGACCGCCACGGGCACCGCCTCCGGCAGCATCGACATCACCTTCAACAGCGACGGCTCGATCGCCAGCACCAGTCCGGATCCGGCCACCGTCGCGGTGACGGGCTGGATCGACGGCGCCGCCGATAGCACGATCACGCTCGATCTCGGCACCGCCGGCAAGACCGACGGCCTGACGCAATATGCCTCGGGCGAGACGACGCCGTCCGTCAGCGTCACCAGCATCGATTCGGACGGCCTGTCTTACGGCAAGCTGTCCAGCATCTCGATCGGCAAGAACGGCGTGGTCGACGCCACCTACTCCAACGGCGAGACGATCGCGATCTACAAGATCGCGGTGGCGACCTTTGCCGACCCGAATGGGCTCTCCGCGTCCAGCGACGGCATCTACTCCGCGACCGTGACGTCGGGCAACGCCGCGTTGCAGGCGTCGGGCGAGAACGGTGCTGGCACGATCTACGGCAGTGAGCTGGAATCATCGACCACCGACACCAGCAGCCAGTTCTCGAGCATGATCTCGGCGCAGCAGGCCTATTCCGCCGCCTCCCAGGTCATCTCGACCGTCAACAAGATGTACGACACCTTGATCTCGGCGATGAGGTGA
- a CDS encoding flagellin — MPAINTNTAANSAVRYLNINSAQESSSLAKLSSGSRITSASDDAAGLAISTRISSDVTTLQQAATNASQATAILQTADGGASNISDILARMKSLASESASGTTTDSSRAYINSEFSQLTSEIDSIASGTRYSSQSLLDGSSVFASGVSVLVGSSGSDTITITLTSLTASSLGVSSLDVSTLSDATSALTALDTAIDTVSAARASIGAQESRFNFSSDSISTQTQNLQAANSAIKDVDIAAEQAKLSSAEVKTQAAVSAESAANQMPQYLLKLLG; from the coding sequence ATGCCTGCAATCAATACCAACACCGCCGCGAACTCCGCGGTCCGCTATCTCAACATCAATTCCGCGCAGGAGAGCAGCTCGCTCGCAAAACTGTCGAGCGGTTCGCGCATCACCTCGGCCTCCGACGACGCCGCAGGCCTTGCGATCTCCACCCGCATCTCGTCTGACGTCACCACGCTGCAGCAGGCCGCGACCAACGCCTCGCAGGCGACCGCGATCCTCCAGACCGCCGACGGCGGCGCTTCGAACATCTCCGACATCCTGGCCCGCATGAAGTCGCTGGCCTCGGAGTCCGCCTCGGGCACCACGACCGATTCCAGCCGCGCCTACATCAACTCGGAATTCTCGCAGCTTACGAGCGAAATCGATTCGATCGCGAGCGGCACGCGTTATTCCAGCCAGAGCCTGCTCGACGGCTCCAGCGTGTTCGCCTCCGGCGTCTCGGTGCTGGTCGGCTCCTCCGGCTCGGACACCATCACCATCACGCTGACCAGCCTCACGGCGTCCTCGCTCGGCGTGTCCTCGCTTGACGTCAGCACGTTGTCGGATGCGACCTCGGCGCTGACCGCGCTGGACACCGCGATCGATACGGTCTCGGCCGCCCGCGCCAGCATCGGCGCGCAGGAGTCGCGGTTCAATTTCTCCTCCGACTCGATCTCGACCCAGACCCAGAACCTGCAGGCCGCGAACTCCGCGATCAAGGACGTCGACATCGCGGCCGAGCAGGCCAAGCTGTCTTCGGCCGAAGTGAAGACCCAGGCGGCGGTGTCGGCCGAATCCGCAGCGAACCAGATGCCGCAATATCTGCTCAAGCTGCTTGGCTAA
- a CDS encoding flagellar export chaperone FliS, which translates to MMHNPMAYMANQAYRGIATTVPPLKAVSMLLGGTITFLQKSLAAQEARRFEEGHEHLMKATAILRGLSHNLDFAKGGAVAERLFQTYNALIMASLKAYGRPHARESFRRIIAGLTELREAWEHVDATVRGAKAGPVDSAGKR; encoded by the coding sequence ATGATGCATAATCCGATGGCGTACATGGCCAATCAGGCCTATCGGGGAATCGCGACCACCGTGCCGCCGCTGAAGGCGGTGTCGATGCTGCTCGGTGGCACGATCACCTTCCTGCAGAAGTCGCTTGCGGCGCAGGAGGCGCGGCGCTTCGAGGAGGGGCACGAGCACCTGATGAAGGCGACCGCGATCCTGCGCGGGCTCAGCCACAATCTCGATTTCGCCAAGGGCGGGGCGGTGGCCGAGCGGCTGTTCCAGACCTACAACGCCCTCATCATGGCGAGCCTGAAGGCCTATGGCCGGCCGCATGCGCGCGAGAGTTTCCGGCGCATCATTGCCGGCTTGACAGAGCTTCGCGAGGCCTGGGAGCATGTCGATGCGACCGTGCGGGGCGCCAAGGCGGGCCCGGTCGATTCGGCCGGCAAGCGCTGA
- a CDS encoding FlgD immunoglobulin-like domain containing protein: MTVSATSSVSTATTTTSSSSTSSASALTSSDFLSLLVSELQNQDPLNATSTTDFINQLTSYANFSQQQSINTNLSSLASSFSSLVTLNSVNYIGHTVEAKTDTSTLSNGSATFGYSLSSAASNVSISVKDSSGSTVWTGTGTGDAGSNSFTWDGQDSAGNQLSDGGQYTISVTATDSAGNSVLNYTTVTGTVTGIDTSTSTPSLTVNGVSVSAADIIGVTS; this comes from the coding sequence ATGACCGTTTCCGCAACGAGCTCCGTCTCGACTGCTACCACCACGACGTCCTCGTCGAGCACGTCGTCTGCGTCTGCGCTGACGTCGAGTGACTTCCTGAGCCTGCTCGTCAGCGAGCTGCAGAACCAGGATCCGCTGAACGCGACCTCGACCACCGACTTCATCAATCAGCTCACTTCCTACGCGAATTTCAGCCAGCAGCAGTCGATCAATACCAACCTCTCTTCGCTGGCGAGCTCGTTCTCGAGCCTCGTGACGCTCAACTCGGTGAACTATATCGGCCATACCGTCGAGGCGAAGACCGACACCTCCACGCTGAGCAACGGCTCGGCGACGTTCGGCTATTCGCTGTCCTCTGCCGCTTCGAACGTCTCGATCAGCGTCAAGGACTCTTCCGGCAGTACGGTGTGGACCGGCACCGGAACGGGGGATGCCGGATCCAACAGCTTCACATGGGACGGCCAGGACTCCGCCGGCAACCAGCTCTCCGACGGCGGCCAGTACACCATCTCGGTGACCGCGACGGATTCCGCCGGCAACTCGGTCCTCAACTACACGACCGTCACCGGCACGGTGACCGGCATCGACACCTCGACCTCGACGCCATCGCTCACCGTGAACGGCGTCTCGGTCAGCGCCGCCGACATCATCGGCGTCACCTCCTGA